In Chaetodon trifascialis isolate fChaTrf1 chromosome 23, fChaTrf1.hap1, whole genome shotgun sequence, the following proteins share a genomic window:
- the LOC139351085 gene encoding HLA class II histocompatibility antigen, DP alpha 1 chain-like gives MKMTMMKMMLVLVVSCVLCVSAESLHEDLRVAGCSDSDGEDMYALDGEELWVADFINKKGVEPQPSFIDHMTCPGCYEGAVANQQICKNNLKVGLEVYKKLPLEQDPPSSPIIYPRDDVELGQKNTLLCHVTGFYPAPVKVNWTKNGQTVTEGTSINVPFPNKDGSFHQVSRLDFVPQLGDMYSCTVEHVALDQPLTRIWDVDVQQPGIGPAVFCGLGLTVGLLGVAAGTFFLIKGNECS, from the exons atgaagatgacgatgatgaagatgatgctggTCCTGGTGGTctcctgtgtcctctgtgtctcagctgaAT ctcttcatGAGGACCTTCGTGTCGCTGGCTGTTCTGACTCTGATGGAGAGGACATGTACGCTCTGGATGGTGAAGAGCTTTGGGTCGCAGACTTCATCAATAAGAAAGGAGTGGAGCCTCAGCCCAGCTTCATCGATCATATGACCTGTCCAGGATGTTATGAAGGTGCTGTGGCTAATCAACAGATCTGCAAAAACAACCTGAAAGTGGGACTTGAAGTCTACAAGAAGCTTCCTCTGGAACAAG ATCCTCCGTCCAGCCCCATCATCTACCCCAGAGACGACGTGGAGCTGGGACAGAAGAACACCCTCCTCTGTCATGTGACTGGTTTCTATCCTGCTCCTGTGAAGGTCAACTGGACAAAGAACGGACAGACTGTGACCGAGGGGACCAGCATCAATGTCCCCTTCCCCAACAAAGACGGTTCCTTCCACCAGGTGTCCAGACTGGACTTCGTCCCACAGCTGGGAGACATGTACAGCTGCACAGTGGAACATGTGGCCCTGGACCAACCGCTGACCAGAATCTGGG aCGTGGACGTGCAGCAGCCCGGTATCGGACCTGCGGTGTTTTGTGGTCTTGGTCTGACTGTCGGTCTGCTCGGTGTGGCTGCTGGAACCTTCTTCCTCATCAAAGGAAACgagtgcagctga
- the LOC139351082 gene encoding H-2 class II histocompatibility antigen, E-S beta chain-like isoform X1 has protein sequence MASSFLSLCLLFISLYTADGFRSYALFRCEFNSTDPKDIEYIYSEYFNKLEIWRFSSSVGKYVGYTENGVKNAERFNNDPSELSRRKAEKERVCQHNIGIDYQAALTKSAEPYVRLHSVTPPAGKHPAMLVCSVFDFYPKQIRVSWLRDGRKVTSDVTSTDELADADWYYQIHSHLEYTPRSGEKISCVVEHASLREPLVTDWDPSMPESERNKIAIGASGLILGLILSLAGFIYYKRKARGQTSTPSPKPYQTSSNHVVSLLVGDSVLMSSFTQEGFWFPLTDPGPGPGPGPVAVGQMEEQTAAA, from the exons ATGGCTTCATCCTTCCTcagcctctgcctcctcttcatcagcctctaCACGGCAG ATGGATTTCGGAGTTATGCTTTGTTCCGCTGTGAGTTTAACTCCACTGATCCAAAGGACATCGAGTACATTTACTCTGAGTATTTCAACAAGCTGGAGATCTGGAggttcagcagcagtgtgggGAAGTATGTCGGATACACTGAGAATGGTGTGAAGAACGCAGAACGCTTCAACAATGATCCTTCAGAACTGAGCAGGAGGAAAGCTGAGAAGGAGAGGGTCTGCCAACACAACATTGGGATTGACTACCAGGCTGCTCTGACTAAGTCAG CTGAGCCCTACGTCAGGCTGCACTCTGTGACGCCCCCTGCTGGTAAACATCCGGCCATGTTGGTCTGCAGCGTCTTCGACTTCTACCCCAAACAGATCAGAGTGAGCTGGCTCAGAGACGGACGCAAAGTCACCTCTGATGTCACTTCCACTGACGAGCTGGCAGACGCTGATTGGTACTACCAGATCCACTCTCACCTGGAGTACACGCCCAG GTCTGGAGAGAAGATCTCGTGTGTGGTGGAGCACGCCAGCCTGAGAGAACCTCTGGTTACTGACTGGG accCGTCCATGCCTGAGTCTGAGAGGAACAAGATCGCCATCGGAGCCTCAGGACTGATCCTGGGTCTGATCTTATCTCTGGCTGGATTCATCTACTACAAGAGGAAGGCTCGAGGTCAGACCAGTACACCCAGTCCAAAACCA TATCAGACCAGTTCAAACCATGTGGTGTCTTTACTCGTTGGTGActctgtcctcatgtcttcTTTCACCCAGGAAGGATTCTGGTTCCCTCTAACTGATCCTGgac CTGGTCCTGGACCTGGTCCTGTAGCTGTTGGTCAGATGGaagaacaaacagctgctgcttga
- the LOC139351082 gene encoding H-2 class II histocompatibility antigen, E-S beta chain-like isoform X2: protein MASSFLSLCLLFISLYTADGFRSYALFRCEFNSTDPKDIEYIYSEYFNKLEIWRFSSSVGKYVGYTENGVKNAERFNNDPSELSRRKAEKERVCQHNIGIDYQAALTKSAEPYVRLHSVTPPAGKHPAMLVCSVFDFYPKQIRVSWLRDGRKVTSDVTSTDELADADWYYQIHSHLEYTPRSGEKISCVVEHASLREPLVTDWDPSMPESERNKIAIGASGLILGLILSLAGFIYYKRKARGRILVPSN, encoded by the exons ATGGCTTCATCCTTCCTcagcctctgcctcctcttcatcagcctctaCACGGCAG ATGGATTTCGGAGTTATGCTTTGTTCCGCTGTGAGTTTAACTCCACTGATCCAAAGGACATCGAGTACATTTACTCTGAGTATTTCAACAAGCTGGAGATCTGGAggttcagcagcagtgtgggGAAGTATGTCGGATACACTGAGAATGGTGTGAAGAACGCAGAACGCTTCAACAATGATCCTTCAGAACTGAGCAGGAGGAAAGCTGAGAAGGAGAGGGTCTGCCAACACAACATTGGGATTGACTACCAGGCTGCTCTGACTAAGTCAG CTGAGCCCTACGTCAGGCTGCACTCTGTGACGCCCCCTGCTGGTAAACATCCGGCCATGTTGGTCTGCAGCGTCTTCGACTTCTACCCCAAACAGATCAGAGTGAGCTGGCTCAGAGACGGACGCAAAGTCACCTCTGATGTCACTTCCACTGACGAGCTGGCAGACGCTGATTGGTACTACCAGATCCACTCTCACCTGGAGTACACGCCCAG GTCTGGAGAGAAGATCTCGTGTGTGGTGGAGCACGCCAGCCTGAGAGAACCTCTGGTTACTGACTGGG accCGTCCATGCCTGAGTCTGAGAGGAACAAGATCGCCATCGGAGCCTCAGGACTGATCCTGGGTCTGATCTTATCTCTGGCTGGATTCATCTACTACAAGAGGAAGGCTCGAG GAAGGATTCTGGTTCCCTCTAACTGA